AAAAAGCTGCCTTCAATAAAAATTTTCGTGAAATAATACGCCCCCTGATCTAGCGCAGATAAATCAGCGAGCTGGTCCTTCCCCCATATACCGTACTGAAAGATCAGCATGTTTGCCAATAAGATGCCGAGCAAACTCAATCCTCTCATCCCATCAATTAATGTTACTCGTTGGTTTTTCACTCTTAACTCTCCTTGTTTCTTAAAGTTTATTTGACGAATGGTTTACACTAGCGATTTCATGACGAGCATTTTTCTATGCTACACTGATAAAAGGCTGTAAAAGCAATCATCCATTCTATATTGAAGTATGCTTTATTTAGTTGAACAAACAATAAAAGTAACCTTAACGTAGTCTTAAGTTTGGAGGAAACTATATTGAATCGAGCAAAAATATTGATCGTTGATGATGAAAAAGCCATTGGAGAAATGGTTGAAATTATTTTACAGAAAGAAGGCTTTCAATCAGACTTGTGCTTTTCTTATCAAGATGCTCAACCACTTATAAAAAACAATCATTATGACCTACATATTTTAGATATTATGCTTCCCGATGGTACAGGCCTGGAGCTCGCAAAAAATATTCGCAGCCGCTCGGATGCACCGATCTTTTTTTTAACCGCAAAAGCTTCTGATGCTGATGTGCTTCGAGGGTTTATGCACGGTGCTGATGACTATATAACGAAACCTTTTAATCCACTTGAACTTGCTGCTAGGGTCAAAGTACAAACAGAACGATATTTATCTTCGGCAACAACAACAAGGAAAAAATATGATTACGGCGCTTTTCAGCTCGATGTTGAGGCC
Above is a genomic segment from Litoribacterium kuwaitense containing:
- a CDS encoding response regulator transcription factor produces the protein MNRAKILIVDDEKAIGEMVEIILQKEGFQSDLCFSYQDAQPLIKNNHYDLHILDIMLPDGTGLELAKNIRSRSDAPIFFLTAKASDADVLRGFMHGADDYITKPFNPLELAARVKVQTERYLSSATTTRKKYDYGAFQLDVEAATLFVNGKPVSLTQKQLKLLELFCIHPNQVLSKEQLYEQIWGLEGDVDDNTIMVHIRKLREKLEADPSHPVFLVTVRGIGYKLQV